The Amycolatopsis japonica nucleotide sequence CAGCGCGCAGCGCGGCCCTGGCAACCCGGCCGCGGCCAGCGCCTGCCGGACGGCGAACTTGTCGTGCGTCAAGGTGAACACCGACGCCGGGCAGCGCGCGACGCCGAGCAGCTCGGCCGCGCGGGCGACGCTCGCGACGATCCCTTCGGCGGCGGTCACCACCCCGGCCGGAAGCGGGGTCCGTGCCCGGATCGCCGCGGCCACGGATTCCGCGTCACGGACGTCGCTGACGACGATGAAGCCGTCCACCAGGTCGGCCAGCTGCGCGAGCTCGGCCGGTTCCAGGGGCTCGGTGACCAGCTCGGCCCGCAGGCCGGTCGCCCGCACGGCGGCCACGACGTCGGCGATCCACTGTCCGGCGGTTTCCCGGACCACGAACGCGGTGTTCACACATCCTCCAGTTCCAGCTGGACGAGCTTGCTCGCCTCCGCGTGCAGGGCGGCGAGGTCGTCGTGATCGGCGAACCCGGCCACGACGAGGTTGACCGCGTAGGTCTCCTGTTCGTCGGTGAGCACCTGCCCCGGCGAGACGGTGGTGACGACGTCGATCACCTCGGGCAGGTCGGCGATCTCGTCGAGTCCGCCGATCCTCGTCAACCGGCCCGAACCGGCGGCGTAGAGGATCAGCATGCCCAGCGGGATCGGCAGTTTCGCGGGTTCCCGCGCCGGCGGCGGAGCACCGACCGCGAGCGCGGCCAGCTCGGCGAACACGTCGATGCCGGTGCGGAGCTTCGCCAGCAGCGGCATGATCGAACCGGCGGGCCTGCCCGCGTTGACCTCGACGATCGTCGGGCCGCGGTCGGCGTCGTCGATCAGCTCGACGTGAGCACAGGTGTTGTCGAGACCCAGCGCGCGGACGGCGGCGACGGCCGCCGCGGTGACCAGTTCGGCCCGGTCGTCGGCGAGCCCGGCCGGTGGGCACGACAGCGCCAGCTCGAACTTCCGTTCGTCGATCAACGGCTTGTCGAGAATCTCGACCGGCTCGGCCACCCCGTCACGGACGAGCACGTCCACCGCGTACTCCGGGCCGCTCAAGAACCCTTCCACGAGGAACGTCTTCGCGGGGTCGAGTGTCCCCAAGGGACGGTGGTAGCGCGGATCCGCGGACTCGGGCAACCGGGCGGCCAGCAGCTCGTATGCGGCCGCCAGTTCGTCCACAGTGGACACGGTGCGGACGAGGTTGCTGCCCGCCCCGTTGACCGGTTTGACGATCGCCGGGAGCCCGACCGCAGCGGCGACGGTCTCCGCTTCGGCGGCCGACGAGATCAGGGCGTACGCGGGACCTGGCAGACCGGCCGCGGCGAGGGCCTCCCGGACGGCGAACTTGTTCGCGCACAAGGCGAACACCGACGCCGGGCACCGCGCCACCCCGAGCAGTTCCGCGGCATGGGCGGTGCTCGCGATGGCACCGTCCGAGCCGGTGAAGATCCCGGCCAACGCGCCGCCGTCGATCTCCCGGACCTTCGCCGCGACGGCTTCCGGGTCGTGGACATCGTCGAGGGCGACGATGTCGTCCACCACGCCGTCCAGCGACGCACGCTCGGCCTCGTCCATCGGCGGGGCGAGCAGCACCACACGGTGCCCGGCCGCCCGCATCGACGGCGCGACCTCGCCGACCCAGTGCCCGCGGGCCTCCCTGACCAGCACTGCCGTGCTCATGCGGCTTCCTTCCCGGCGAGCTTGCGCTCCCGTTCCTGTGCCCCCACGAGATCGTCGGGCAGCGAATCGGGTACCTCGGTGTCGAACCGGCGCAGCCGCCGCAGCGAGAACCCGCCCAGGTTGATCAGCAACAGGATCAGCGCGAAGACGACGTAGGCGAGCCCGATCCCCCGCGTCTCGCCGGTGCCGAGCACGGCGCCGACCGATCCGGTCAGCGCACCGCCCGGCGCCAGCAGCGGCGAGAACCAGCCGACCGCCAGCGGTGCGAGCACGGCGAACCCGATCGGCAGCGTCGACCAGGTGATCGTCTGGTTGATCGCGAACACCCGGCCGTGGAACCGCTGCGGCACCTTGACCTGCACGAGCGTCGCGTAGATACCCTGCGACACGGCCATCGCGGCGGCCAGGAGGAACACCCCGGCCGCGACCACGATCAGCGACGGGCGGAGGCCCATCACCAGGCTGCCGAGCGCGATCCCGACGTTGCCGGCGAGCACGCCGACCATCCGCCGCTGCCGCGGGCCGCCCCACAGCGCCATCCCGATACCGCCCGCCACCGCGCCGAGAGCCTCGGCGAGCGCCACCTGCGCGACGTCGGTGACCGAACCGAACGACAGCACGAGCGGCGAGACGAGCACCAGCGCGGGAGCGAGGAAGACGTTCGCCAGCGCGAAGTACAGCAACATCGTGCGGAAACCGCGGTGGTTCCACGAGTACCGCAGCCCACCCGCGATCGCCGTCAGCAGCGGCTCGCGCGGGCGCCAGCCCATCATGTCCGGGAACCGCACCAGGAGCAGGCCCACGATCGCGAACACGTAGCTCGCCATGTCCAGGATCAAGATGCCGGACAGTTCGATCGCCGCCAGCAGCCCGGCGGCGAGCACCGGCATCAGCAGCTGGGCGAACCCGTTGGACAGCTGCGCGAGGCCCATCGCGTGTCCGAGGTACTGCTTCGGCACCAGCTGCGCCACCGACGATTGATAGGCGATGCGCTGGAACGAAGAGGCCACCGACCCGAGCGGGATCAGCACGTAGAACAACCACAGCTGGACGTGCCCGGTGACCAGCAGCAACGCCAATATCAGCTGGATCCCGCCCGCGATACTGCTCGCCGCGATCATGATCCGCCGACGGTCACCACGGTCGACCAGCGCGCCCGCCACCGGCAGGACGAGCACGCCGAACAGCAGCGCGAGCGCCCACAGCAGACCGAGGTCTGCGACCGAGCCCGTGCGGGTGTAGAGCCAGATCGGCACCGCGAACGACGTCAGCGCCGAGCCGGTGGAGGACACCAGCTGCCCGATCGTGATCGTGACGAACCGGCCCATACTCGGCCGCACCTTGGGTTTGTCGTCCACGACCGCCCGATGGGTCTCGTGCACCGCCCAGGCCGCGTCCTCGCCGCGGACCCGGACGTCGAGTTCGCCGGGATCGTCCAGCGCCGGATGCACCCGCGTGACGATCTCCGCGAGTTCTTCGGCGCGGTAACGCAGGAAGAAGTGCCCGGCCTGGTCGAGCACCACGAGCGCGGTGGTGTCGGTGAGGAACTCCCACTCCCGGTACCGCTCGGCGTAGTAGTCGGTGACCGGATCCTCGGAGCCGACGACCGACACGATCGGCGCGCGCAGTTTGGCCACGCGGGCGTCGAGCAGGCCGCTGAAGTAC carries:
- a CDS encoding ATP-grasp domain-containing protein, encoding MSTAVLVREARGHWVGEVAPSMRAAGHRVVLLAPPMDEAERASLDGVVDDIVALDDVHDPEAVAAKVREIDGGALAGIFTGSDGAIASTAHAAELLGVARCPASVFALCANKFAVREALAAAGLPGPAYALISSAAEAETVAAAVGLPAIVKPVNGAGSNLVRTVSTVDELAAAYELLAARLPESADPRYHRPLGTLDPAKTFLVEGFLSGPEYAVDVLVRDGVAEPVEILDKPLIDERKFELALSCPPAGLADDRAELVTAAAVAAVRALGLDNTCAHVELIDDADRGPTIVEVNAGRPAGSIMPLLAKLRTGIDVFAELAALAVGAPPPAREPAKLPIPLGMLILYAAGSGRLTRIGGLDEIADLPEVIDVVTTVSPGQVLTDEQETYAVNLVVAGFADHDDLAALHAEASKLVQLELEDV